The following is a genomic window from Bacteroidales bacterium.
CCTTTCTGAAGTTCCTTGTCACCACTCCACAATCTTCCTCTCTTGTGTTCTGTTAAAGCGACAAACTCTGTATCGTCAATATCAATATCCCTGGTCAACGATTCCGCAATCAAATAAGATTCCTTTAAAATTAGCCGGATATTGATAAAGCGAATTTTCTTCGTAATCAATGTGATAATCTTATCCAATTCATGATCAGTGTAGTTGGTCAGGGATTTAATTTTTTGTTTATGCTCCTCAATTTCATGCAGCAACTAATCTGTTGAATAAAAATTGATCCTCCCTCCGGGTTGTAGTAAAATTCTTGCCAGTTTGCTGTTGGTGTTCAGTATTGAACTGAAAACAATGTTGGTGTCAACAACAACTCTCAGGGGTCTAATTGCTTTTTAGTTTTTTCCCAACGCCCAACGTTGATAGATTTGACGAGATTGTCAACGTCTGTTTGGGTAGCTTTTGATTTTTTTGTAATCTCACTATATTCGAACCAGTCAGTCAAGTCCTGCAATTCGTCGAGGTTCAGGTTTCCTGGCAACCTGAAAATAATTTCATCTGGCGTTCTTTCGATAATCATGATAAATTCTCCAATGTTTCCAGCAAAAGTAACAAATTTCAGAAATCTGATTGTTACTCCGTGATAAACGTAATTTAATAAACTTTCATCTACCGTTCTGCTTAGGCTCCAGCCTGTAGATCAGATAATTAAAAGACAATTCAATAACTTTATGAAAAAAACAGGAACAATGCCCGATGATGTACTTAATTTAATAAATTTGCACCTAAATATAAACAGACACGAAAGACTGAGCAGTACGACATACAAGTGCTCAATAAATTACTATCAAACAAACTGGAAAGTATAAATGCAAACACAATTTCAATACATAACTGACTTAGCAAAGCAGTATCAAAGTTATTCCGAAAACCCGAATGATTTGTTTGCTGCTATTAATAGTTTGCCAAAAAACTTGGTCGAAGAAGTCTTCAAAGAATATGGTGACTCCGACCGAAGTTTCAAACCAGTGAATTTGTTAAGGGCCGAAATTTCGCGTAAACTATTGCAAGACGAAACAATAACTGAGGCACTAGTAGATGAGATCAAGGAAAAAATCAGAGCTAAAGATGTTGGCTATTTTAATCACTACAAAGAGGATTTCTTAAAGCAACTTCAAGATTACGAACTATTTAAAAGAGACCTATTTGCGAACTGGCAAAGACCGTGGAGCGTTTGTCATGTCCTTTACTACAGAGGGATAATCAAAGAAACCGTACAAATTTATTTGGAGCAAATTGCAAATGATTTACTTAAACAGCTGAATTTAAATGATTACACTTTCCATACCGTGGATTTTCAAGGGCCAAATAATTTTGGCTCTGATTTTTGTTGGATTGCATTGTACCCAATCACAAAGGAATCCCACAAAGAAAGTTATCAATTTTTTATTCGTTTAGGGGCATCATCCGAAGCAGGGCAAATTGCAGGTTGGTCTATTAAAGAACCGCAACCAAATAATCTGAAAGAGATTAGTACATACGAAGAGGCGTTTTCAATTTTAAAAGAATTGAAACCTGAAATAACTAAACTCAATAAAGAAAGCAGAAACTATTTCAAATTTTCCCCTGGAAGCCAAGCATCTGAATGGACTACATTTTTAAAAGAAGGCGTTGCTGCTATTCGATTCATTGATTTAGATGTCGGTGATATTTCTAAGTTTAATTCAAGAGCTGAAGTAAACATAGAGGCTGGATTGCCGCCAGATAATCAATCAAATCAGACTTGGAATCTTTGGCTGCTAAAATCTGCAAACATTGGTGATGTTGTATTTGCAAACAAAGGTGTTAATACTTGTATCGGTATCGGAATCATAAAAAGTGATTATTATTTTGATGAAAAAGCTGGAGGTTATAATCATAGAAGAAGGATAAATTGGATTACTGACAAGGTTTATCAATATAAACCCAATTCATTGGACTATCCAATTGGTGGGAAATACAAAACGCTTTTCAGACCGGACACCTTCAGCCCCACAAAAGTGTGGGAATTTCTATTAAAGGAATATGTAAGATTGTACCCTGAGCTTGCAAAAGTCTTTTCTGAAAATGAATTGCCGTTTGAAACTATTGAAACTGAAATTTTTGATACTGATAATCAAAAACAAGGCCCTAAGTTTTTAAGATTTTTTAATCCACTTTTAAAGGTTTTAAACAAGGTAGGTGAAGGAAAACCTTCAGATGTGACTAAACAAGTACTTGATGAATTCACTTTTACCGATGAGGAGTTAGAAGAAAAATCAAAAAATGGTGTACCGCTTATTTACAATCAAGTTGCTTGGGCAAGAAATTATTTGAAAGATGGAGGTTTAATTTCTAATGAGAAACGTGGAGTTTGGTCTTTAACAGAGCTTGGTAAAAATAAAACACTTACTAACAAAGAAGCTTTCGAATTATTTAAGTTGGTTCAGTCCAAGTTCAAGAAGTCATCTGAAGATTATAGTATAAACGTTGATATTCAGCCAGAAAGCTCGAAAGAAAATGAACCTCTAAATTTCTGGTGGCTCAATGCAAACCCGAAAATTTGGAGCATGAGCATTCTAATTGAAGGAGATAGAGAAACTTACACTACACATAACGAAAAAGGTAACAAACGAAGGATTTACAAATACTTTGAAGCAGCTAAGCCTGGCGATTTAATTATTGGATACGAAAGCACTCCAACCAAGCAGATAAAAGGAATCTATGAAGTAACTAAAGGAATTCATACCACTGCAAATGGTGAAGAAATTGAATTTCAATTGGCTGAAAAGTTAGAAATACCAGTACATTGGAACGAACTGAAGAATAATCCTGCATTACAAAATTGCGAGGTGTTTATCAATAACCAGGGAAGTTTGTTTAAACTGACAGAGGAAGAATATGATATAATTCGCGAAATTATTGATAATAAGAACACAATCATTACGGTTAAAACACCAAAGAAATACAAATTTACAGAAGATGCTGACAAACCCTTTATTAGCGAAACCGACTTTTTGCAAACTGTTACTTTACTGAGAAGAAAGAAGAATGTCATTTTGCAAGGTCCTCCAGGCGTTGGCAAAACTTTCATTGCCCGAAAATTGGCCTATGAAATAATGCAGGAAGTAAAAGATGCAAATATCGAAATGGTGCAGTTTCACCAATCCTACAGCTATGAAGATTTCATTCAAGGTTTAAGACCAACGCAAAAAGGCGGTTTTGATTTAAAAGATGGTATTTTTTATTCGTTCTGCCAGAGAGCATTGGCACATCGGGAAAGACTTTTCTTTTTCATTATTGACGAAATAAACAGAGGGAACCTGAGTAAAATTTTTGGTGAACTGATGATGCTTATTGAAGCAGACAAAAGAGAAGAAAAGTTTGCCTTAAAGCTAACTTATGCAGAAGATGAGGAAGACCGATTTTATGTTCCTGAAAATCTTTACATCATAGGAACCATGAATACAGCAGACCGTTCTTTGGCAATCGTTGATTATGCGTTGAGAAGAAGATTTGCTTTTGTTACACTCCAACCCGACTATGGTGAGAATTTCCGTTCATTCCTCTCATTTAAAGGATTATCGGCTCAAATAATTGATCACATTTGTTCATCAGTTACAAAAGTAAATAGCAAAATCAAAGATGATATAAATCTTGGTGAAGGCTTCCAAATCGGACACAGCTATTTCTGTACATTTATGGAAGGCGAAGATGAAAACAATTGGTGGAATGAAGTTTTGAGTTTCGAACTAAAACCGCTTTTAGCGGAAATTTGGTTTGATGATTCTGCAAAAGTAGCAGAAGTTTTAAAGCAACTTTCACGGTAGCCGATGCAAATACCTATTGAAAATATTTACTTTCTACTTTGCTATGCCTGGAATAAGCTAGACGAGAAGGAACGCGTAGACGTTTGCATTGACGACAAAACAGAATTGCTTGACCTTTTTGCAAAGGTTTTAATCAACGCCACTAAAATGATATTAAAGAGAGGTATTGATAAAAACTATGTTGACCATACAGAAGTAATTGGAGGCGTTAAAGGGAAAGTTCAAATCAGCCAAACACTCAAAAGCAACTTGCTTTTCAAGCAAAGAACCATTTGCAATTTTGATGATTTTTCTGCAAACATACTTTTAAACCAAATTTTAGTTTCAACAATAAACAGGCTTATCCGAACCAAAGGTCTTGACAGGCAACTTAAAAGCGATTTAGTTTCCTTACAAAGAATGCTCTCCGGCATTGACCAAATTGAAATTACCAATCCATTATTCAAACAAGTTAGACTAAGCAGAAATAATCATTTCTATGGCTTTGTAATGAATGTTTGCCAAATCATTTACGAAAGCACATTTCCTTCGGAAGAGCAAGGAAAATATAAGTTTTCAGACTTTACAAGAGATGACAGTAAGATGAATCAGCTGTTTGAAGCATTCATCAGGAATTTTTATAGAATAGAACAGAACAAATACAAAACAGTTAAAAAGGAAACCATAAAGTGGCAGTTCGACAATACTGACATCGAAAGTTATCAGTACTTGCCGCAAATGGAGACAGACATTACTTTGGAAAATGAAACAGAGAAAGTAATAATTGATGCTAAGTTTTATCGAGAAACAATGACTTTGAATTATGACAAGGAAAAAATTAAATCATCCAATATGTACCAGTTGTTCAGCTATC
Proteins encoded in this region:
- a CDS encoding EVE domain-containing protein; translation: MQTQFQYITDLAKQYQSYSENPNDLFAAINSLPKNLVEEVFKEYGDSDRSFKPVNLLRAEISRKLLQDETITEALVDEIKEKIRAKDVGYFNHYKEDFLKQLQDYELFKRDLFANWQRPWSVCHVLYYRGIIKETVQIYLEQIANDLLKQLNLNDYTFHTVDFQGPNNFGSDFCWIALYPITKESHKESYQFFIRLGASSEAGQIAGWSIKEPQPNNLKEISTYEEAFSILKELKPEITKLNKESRNYFKFSPGSQASEWTTFLKEGVAAIRFIDLDVGDISKFNSRAEVNIEAGLPPDNQSNQTWNLWLLKSANIGDVVFANKGVNTCIGIGIIKSDYYFDEKAGGYNHRRRINWITDKVYQYKPNSLDYPIGGKYKTLFRPDTFSPTKVWEFLLKEYVRLYPELAKVFSENELPFETIETEIFDTDNQKQGPKFLRFFNPLLKVLNKVGEGKPSDVTKQVLDEFTFTDEELEEKSKNGVPLIYNQVAWARNYLKDGGLISNEKRGVWSLTELGKNKTLTNKEAFELFKLVQSKFKKSSEDYSINVDIQPESSKENEPLNFWWLNANPKIWSMSILIEGDRETYTTHNEKGNKRRIYKYFEAAKPGDLIIGYESTPTKQIKGIYEVTKGIHTTANGEEIEFQLAEKLEIPVHWNELKNNPALQNCEVFINNQGSLFKLTEEEYDIIREIIDNKNTIITVKTPKKYKFTEDADKPFISETDFLQTVTLLRRKKNVILQGPPGVGKTFIARKLAYEIMQEVKDANIEMVQFHQSYSYEDFIQGLRPTQKGGFDLKDGIFYSFCQRALAHRERLFFFIIDEINRGNLSKIFGELMMLIEADKREEKFALKLTYAEDEEDRFYVPENLYIIGTMNTADRSLAIVDYALRRRFAFVTLQPDYGENFRSFLSFKGLSAQIIDHICSSVTKVNSKIKDDINLGEGFQIGHSYFCTFMEGEDENNWWNEVLSFELKPLLAEIWFDDSAKVAEVLKQLSR
- the mcrC gene encoding 5-methylcytosine-specific restriction endonuclease system specificity protein McrC — protein: MQIPIENIYFLLCYAWNKLDEKERVDVCIDDKTELLDLFAKVLINATKMILKRGIDKNYVDHTEVIGGVKGKVQISQTLKSNLLFKQRTICNFDDFSANILLNQILVSTINRLIRTKGLDRQLKSDLVSLQRMLSGIDQIEITNPLFKQVRLSRNNHFYGFVMNVCQIIYESTFPSEEQGKYKFSDFTRDDSKMNQLFEAFIRNFYRIEQNKYKTVKKETIKWQFDNTDIESYQYLPQMETDITLENETEKVIIDAKFYRETMTLNYDKEKIKSSNMYQLFSYLLNQQENNSKTQNATGILLYPTIETDYNLNFKYAGHKILIRTVNLNSNWRNISSRLKDIIEFDSMPI